A stretch of the Archangium violaceum genome encodes the following:
- the pbpC gene encoding penicillin-binding protein 1C codes for MRSRRTRWRVAAALAVVLAAGAWFASGLQDGLLGYEPSRLVLDRRGAYLGEVPGAGGELGYWPVPYVLPERIVQATLITEDRHFYEHPGVYLPSVARALKQNVSNLRVISGASTLAMQVARMQTPGERTAGRKVREAVEALLLVHGHGHEKVLRQYLAIAPYGNRVHGVVRAARLYFDKPVEDLSWAQAAFLAGLPQLPGRMNPYTQEGLRRALKRSHRILRALHAQGTLSREELEQSLQADLGLVPRPQRMPEALHAVLEWSELARARLQPISTATLDLEIQSKVAHILQRNLNPLDGSGAGNTAALVVDTETGDILAYVGSRDFFDEEHRGAIDFVKQRRSPGSTLKPFLYGLALEKGIVTAATELADTPMDVRVENGRSYMPENINHAFLGPMLLREALGNSRNIPALRVLEQVGVEPALRFLEKAGVGGISYEPDRYGLGLAVGNLHVTLEELTGLYMVLAHEGETRPLRRFADEPMAPSRRLMTREAAQLVRHILADPLARRPTFPVGSTLDYPYAVAVKTGTSQGYRDAWAAAFSDRLLVVVWVGNHDWRRMNGVGGLLGAAGAVHEILDAVMPGWRPYRPVLDSFPPPSGALAIDVCPLSGRLAGPECPHRKSEWFVPGTAPTQTCPFHARVRLDRRNGLLAGPTCPEREVVTRVMLALPEEYERWAWKQHLDIAPLRESPFCPSRPEEVEPRVAIREPKGLVRLLYDPDTPASASTLRLAADVTPSTEPIVWLVDGVPVATVTYPHEFRWSLRPGQHVITAAMVHRPQVSQPVTVIVED; via the coding sequence ATGAGAAGTAGGAGGACACGCTGGCGGGTGGCGGCGGCGCTCGCCGTGGTGCTGGCGGCGGGCGCGTGGTTCGCCTCCGGCCTCCAGGATGGGCTGCTCGGCTACGAGCCCTCGCGCCTCGTGCTGGACCGGCGGGGCGCGTACCTGGGCGAGGTGCCCGGAGCGGGCGGGGAGCTCGGCTACTGGCCGGTGCCCTACGTGCTGCCCGAGCGCATCGTCCAGGCCACGCTCATCACCGAGGACCGGCACTTCTACGAGCACCCGGGCGTGTACCTGCCGTCGGTGGCGCGAGCCCTGAAGCAGAACGTGAGCAACCTGCGCGTCATCTCCGGCGCGTCCACGCTGGCCATGCAGGTGGCGCGGATGCAGACGCCCGGGGAGCGCACCGCGGGGCGCAAGGTGCGCGAGGCGGTGGAGGCACTGCTGCTCGTACACGGGCACGGCCACGAGAAGGTGCTGCGCCAGTACCTGGCCATCGCGCCGTACGGCAACCGGGTGCACGGGGTGGTGCGCGCCGCGCGCCTCTACTTCGACAAGCCGGTGGAGGACCTGTCTTGGGCACAGGCGGCCTTCCTCGCGGGCCTGCCGCAATTGCCCGGGCGGATGAACCCATACACCCAGGAGGGACTGCGGCGCGCCCTCAAGCGCAGCCACCGCATCCTCCGGGCCCTGCACGCACAGGGGACCCTCTCGCGCGAGGAATTGGAGCAATCCCTCCAGGCGGACCTGGGACTGGTGCCCCGGCCCCAACGCATGCCCGAGGCGCTGCACGCGGTGCTGGAGTGGAGCGAGCTGGCCCGAGCCCGTCTCCAACCCATCTCCACGGCGACGCTGGACCTGGAGATTCAATCGAAGGTGGCGCACATCCTCCAGCGCAACCTCAACCCACTGGATGGCTCGGGAGCGGGCAATACGGCCGCGCTGGTGGTGGACACGGAGACAGGCGACATCCTCGCGTACGTGGGCTCGCGAGACTTCTTCGACGAGGAGCACCGGGGCGCCATCGACTTCGTGAAGCAGCGGCGCTCGCCGGGCTCCACGCTCAAACCCTTCCTCTATGGACTGGCCCTGGAGAAGGGCATCGTCACCGCCGCCACGGAGCTGGCGGATACGCCCATGGACGTACGGGTGGAGAACGGCCGGAGCTACATGCCGGAGAACATCAACCACGCCTTCCTGGGTCCCATGCTGCTGCGCGAGGCACTCGGCAATTCACGCAACATCCCCGCCCTGCGCGTGCTGGAGCAGGTGGGGGTGGAGCCGGCGCTGCGCTTCCTGGAGAAGGCGGGCGTGGGAGGCATCTCGTACGAGCCGGACCGCTACGGCCTGGGGCTGGCGGTGGGCAACCTGCACGTCACCCTGGAGGAACTGACGGGGCTGTACATGGTGCTCGCACACGAGGGGGAGACGCGCCCGCTGCGGCGCTTCGCCGACGAGCCGATGGCGCCCTCGCGCCGGTTGATGACACGCGAGGCGGCACAGCTGGTGCGCCACATCCTCGCGGACCCGCTGGCGCGGCGGCCGACGTTCCCCGTGGGCAGCACGCTGGACTACCCCTACGCCGTGGCGGTGAAGACGGGCACCAGTCAGGGCTACCGCGATGCGTGGGCGGCGGCCTTCAGCGATCGGCTGCTGGTGGTCGTATGGGTGGGCAACCATGACTGGCGCCGGATGAACGGCGTGGGCGGACTGCTCGGCGCGGCGGGCGCGGTGCATGAAATCCTCGATGCGGTGATGCCCGGGTGGCGCCCGTACCGGCCGGTGCTCGACAGCTTCCCGCCCCCCTCGGGCGCCCTCGCCATTGACGTGTGCCCACTCTCCGGCCGGCTGGCCGGGCCGGAGTGCCCCCACCGAAAGAGCGAGTGGTTCGTCCCGGGCACGGCCCCGACACAGACGTGCCCCTTCCACGCACGCGTCCGGCTGGACCGGCGCAATGGCCTGCTGGCGGGCCCCACCTGCCCGGAGCGCGAGGTGGTGACGCGGGTGATGCTGGCCCTGCCGGAGGAGTACGAGCGGTGGGCATGGAAGCAACACCTGGACATCGCGCCGCTGCGGGAGAGCCCGTTCTGCCCGAGCCGGCCCGAGGAGGTGGAACCCAGGGTGGCCATCCGCGAGCCGAAGGGACTGGTGCGGCTGCTCTACGATCCGGACACGCCGGCCTCGGCCTCGACGCTGCGACTGGCGGCGGACGTGACACCGAGCACGGAACCCATCGTCTGGCTGGTGGATGGGGTGCCGGTGGCCACGGTGACCTATCCGCACGAGTTCCGCTGGAGCCTGCGGCCCGGACAACACGTCATCACCGCGGCGATGGTGCACCGCCCCCAGGTGAGCCAGCCGGTGACGGTCATCGTGGAAGATTGA
- a CDS encoding alpha-2-macroglobulin codes for MRLVNSVLCLLLLLAAVPARAQEYRPADESQRPEGGGVKLLPDQFLRGFDPVTVYFSDNVGPGKQSADDGAKLLKVVPSWPGQWFWADRKTLQFRPAEPWPALARFSFEANGARKVLTTMMSAPSSMSPSPDSTDLRPFRTFTLTFPQALPLDSLRKMLRLEVRELPGLADSPTRVLKDWTLSQLPRGSQREQAVYAITLEEDVPEGKQLRVNVSLALGDEDKVLWVGRLSTRPAFHLQKVQCGASLFSLTGGASTPRDMALACGNQGDLPQLVFSAPVEGLTLTALKKLVRLEPAVPDLHFQSYGSRVALRGRFVPDTLYRMRIGAAPIRDDSDRPLRDPGDLQVFFHLDFKRPFLRWMQATAVMEAKGPRMLPLQGYGDARADVRIYRVDPLHPGLWPFPNRPIVINEESAPPFPGEEPEVKAMPGYIGEDELRSHIRLLGSPLVSTLVDLPLPKRGGTTTFGLDLAPLLNPVVGKVRPGTYLVGLRRLTGAPERSYVRVQITNLSLSTVEERDKAVFFVRTLDEAKVVKGARIVLEGHRRVTDPNNRNITREEPFKTELTTDSGGRASLGPQPDWVRIERVTVRNGEDLLVLDPREPPASFANNHWSPSSGWLEWLTQQTPPPQNDGLRGFLFTERPIYRPGEKVYIKGFLRNEVGGDFVAPEDAKKYSLRVQGPGEQVWNLPLTFTALYGFSAGFQENDVPTGEYQVVLDEVRTGRTLATRGFKVEAYRIPTFEVQLSSPATARLDGPFKVKAVARYYAGGNVAGQPISWTVTRRPYYYVPKGREGFLFASSTQFAREGQSRAPETMTRNAVLDDNGADEMSVNPALDLDGSARIYRFEATVIGADNQPVSSAQEVKALPPFVLGMKLPRYSDKPFTLTPELIAVGVDDKLVKGQEVLVRLYKRIWHSQLRETHFATGEARYVTEQEDVKLAEKIITTEEKPVTPALELKESGVYVVELVARDKLGRVQTLTADLYVGGQTPIAWQKSRQGVFGLVPDKTSYKPGETARLIIQSPFQEGRALVVVEEPGGNTYTWHDVSGGKAVHELAIRSQHVPNVPVHVLLMRGRLGEGDKDDSRYRPQTLGASVDVKVEPVRNQVAVELKHPETARPGVTVPVELTLKDDQGKPLAGEVTLWLVDEAVLSLAPEATLHPLDELIKENSRGTTLRDTRNSLVGKLFEQEEDPGGDGSEDEEMEGGSKRVVRKNFQTVPYYQATLQVPASGKLTVQVPLSDDLTNFRVRTVAISGLQRFGYKQTVLRVRLPVLVQPQLPRFVRQGDRFWGGAVGRVVEGNGGPGSVKVRVSGPAELQPLNQNVELQTNRAMSFVTPITVKNADVSEPQSLQVRVDIERKSDKAGDAFEVQLPVLPDRTVEHFAYFDTLNAGNVTLKPLPEPARPGTASQDVFITAIPGVLELVSGLEYLAGYPHGCLEQKLSQLYPDVAQAAVLRELGIRTPFGKQLNGNVQRLQEEMELYQDEQGLMAFWPGGPGDVQVTAQAVEFLDAARRAGLKVDEKLQTRAVEGLKRVLRSDYPGLVQEWRYSQQTAALRALTRVGALDEHYLIDLFQLRERLDIQSLADLATTMSTQATVYRANLEVLRKELWDSVIIKLKNGKPVFEGLEWRREAWGGYGYLSSRPSSVAAVFEALVLLDPAEPRLDQLRDALLSYASAESGFGSTFENRRAIGALGLYLSKAKPAVPNTTAKLSSGATLEVGKDAKTARAEVASDATLTATVKGGPVGMRVEARYVPSTPGDRVAPLKQGFIVSRGATWLHADGSEETRFEDKAGDVQQLKVGDILELHTRIVTEEGRNHVALVVPFAAGLEPLNPELANASSDAKPSQTDSLTPAYVQRLDNEVRYYFLHMPRGTHTFHFRVRAATEGSFVHPAPYAELMYRESVRGRGEGLRIVVKGEHEK; via the coding sequence ATGCGCCTCGTGAACTCCGTTCTCTGCCTGCTCCTGCTGCTCGCGGCCGTCCCCGCGCGAGCCCAGGAGTACCGTCCGGCCGACGAGAGCCAGCGCCCCGAGGGTGGGGGCGTGAAGCTCCTCCCCGACCAGTTCCTGCGCGGGTTCGATCCGGTCACCGTCTACTTCTCCGACAACGTGGGGCCCGGCAAGCAGAGCGCCGATGATGGCGCGAAGCTGCTCAAGGTGGTGCCCTCGTGGCCCGGCCAGTGGTTCTGGGCGGACCGCAAGACGCTCCAGTTCCGCCCCGCCGAGCCCTGGCCCGCGCTGGCGCGCTTCTCCTTCGAGGCGAACGGCGCGCGCAAGGTCCTCACCACGATGATGTCGGCGCCCTCGAGCATGTCGCCGTCGCCCGACAGCACGGACCTGAGGCCCTTCCGCACCTTCACCCTCACCTTCCCGCAGGCGCTGCCGCTCGACTCGCTGCGCAAGATGCTCCGGCTGGAGGTGAGGGAGCTGCCGGGACTGGCGGACTCGCCCACGCGGGTGCTGAAGGACTGGACGCTGTCGCAACTGCCGCGCGGCAGCCAGCGCGAGCAGGCCGTCTACGCCATCACCCTCGAGGAGGACGTGCCCGAGGGCAAGCAGCTGCGCGTCAACGTCAGTCTCGCGCTGGGCGACGAGGACAAGGTGCTGTGGGTGGGCCGGCTGTCCACGCGGCCCGCCTTCCACCTCCAGAAGGTGCAGTGCGGCGCGAGCCTGTTCTCTCTCACGGGAGGCGCCTCCACGCCCCGGGACATGGCGCTCGCGTGCGGCAACCAGGGAGACCTGCCGCAGCTCGTCTTCTCCGCGCCGGTGGAGGGCCTCACGCTCACCGCGCTCAAGAAGCTGGTGCGGCTGGAGCCCGCGGTGCCGGACCTGCACTTCCAGTCCTACGGCTCGCGCGTGGCGCTGCGAGGCAGGTTCGTACCGGACACGCTGTACCGCATGCGCATCGGCGCCGCGCCCATCCGCGACGACAGCGATCGGCCGCTGAGGGATCCAGGGGACCTCCAGGTCTTCTTCCACCTGGACTTCAAGCGCCCCTTCCTGCGCTGGATGCAGGCCACCGCGGTGATGGAGGCCAAGGGCCCGCGCATGCTGCCGTTGCAGGGTTACGGTGACGCGCGAGCGGACGTGCGCATCTACCGGGTGGATCCGCTCCACCCCGGCCTGTGGCCCTTCCCCAACCGCCCCATCGTCATCAACGAGGAGAGCGCGCCGCCCTTCCCGGGCGAGGAGCCCGAGGTGAAGGCCATGCCCGGCTACATCGGCGAGGACGAGCTGAGATCGCACATCCGGCTGCTGGGCTCGCCGCTCGTCTCCACGCTGGTGGACCTGCCCCTGCCCAAGCGCGGAGGCACCACCACCTTCGGCCTGGACCTGGCGCCCCTGCTCAACCCGGTGGTGGGCAAGGTGCGGCCGGGCACGTACCTCGTCGGACTGAGGCGGCTCACCGGCGCGCCCGAGCGCTCCTACGTCCGCGTGCAGATCACCAACCTCTCGCTCAGCACGGTGGAGGAGCGGGACAAGGCCGTCTTCTTCGTGCGCACGCTGGACGAGGCGAAGGTGGTGAAGGGCGCGCGCATCGTGCTCGAGGGTCATCGCCGCGTGACGGACCCGAACAACCGGAACATCACGCGCGAGGAGCCCTTCAAGACCGAGCTCACCACGGACTCGGGAGGCCGGGCGAGCCTCGGTCCCCAACCGGACTGGGTGCGCATCGAGCGCGTCACCGTGCGGAACGGCGAGGACCTGCTCGTGTTGGATCCCCGCGAGCCTCCGGCGTCCTTCGCCAACAACCACTGGTCGCCGTCCTCGGGCTGGCTGGAGTGGTTGACGCAGCAGACACCTCCGCCCCAGAACGACGGGCTGCGCGGCTTCCTCTTCACGGAGCGCCCCATCTACCGGCCGGGCGAGAAGGTCTACATCAAGGGCTTCCTGCGCAACGAGGTGGGCGGAGACTTCGTGGCCCCCGAGGACGCGAAGAAGTACTCGCTGCGGGTGCAGGGGCCGGGGGAGCAGGTCTGGAACCTGCCGCTGACCTTCACGGCGCTGTATGGCTTCTCCGCCGGGTTCCAGGAGAACGACGTGCCCACCGGTGAGTACCAGGTGGTGCTCGACGAGGTGCGTACGGGACGGACGCTCGCGACCCGCGGGTTCAAGGTGGAGGCCTACCGCATCCCCACCTTCGAGGTGCAGCTCTCCAGCCCCGCGACGGCGCGCCTGGACGGGCCCTTCAAGGTGAAGGCGGTGGCGCGCTACTACGCGGGCGGCAACGTGGCCGGGCAGCCCATCTCGTGGACGGTGACGCGCCGCCCCTACTACTACGTGCCCAAGGGGCGGGAGGGCTTCCTCTTCGCCTCCAGCACCCAGTTCGCCCGCGAGGGGCAGAGCCGCGCTCCGGAGACCATGACGCGCAACGCGGTGCTGGACGACAACGGCGCCGACGAGATGAGCGTCAACCCGGCGCTGGACCTGGACGGCTCGGCGCGCATCTACCGCTTCGAGGCCACCGTCATCGGCGCGGACAACCAGCCCGTCTCCTCCGCGCAGGAGGTGAAGGCCCTGCCGCCCTTCGTGCTGGGCATGAAGCTGCCGCGCTACTCGGACAAGCCCTTCACGCTCACGCCGGAGCTCATCGCCGTGGGCGTGGATGACAAGCTGGTGAAGGGCCAGGAGGTGCTGGTGCGCCTCTACAAGCGCATCTGGCACAGCCAGCTGCGCGAGACGCACTTCGCCACCGGCGAGGCCAGATACGTCACCGAGCAGGAGGACGTGAAGCTCGCGGAGAAGATAATCACCACGGAGGAGAAGCCCGTCACGCCCGCGCTGGAGCTGAAGGAGTCCGGCGTGTACGTGGTGGAGCTGGTGGCGCGCGACAAGCTGGGGCGCGTGCAGACGCTGACGGCGGACCTGTACGTGGGAGGCCAGACGCCCATCGCCTGGCAGAAGTCGCGCCAGGGCGTCTTCGGGCTCGTCCCGGACAAGACGTCGTACAAGCCGGGCGAAACGGCGCGTCTCATCATCCAGAGCCCCTTCCAGGAGGGCCGCGCGCTGGTGGTGGTCGAGGAGCCGGGCGGCAATACCTACACCTGGCACGACGTGTCCGGTGGCAAGGCGGTGCACGAGCTGGCCATCCGTTCCCAGCACGTCCCCAACGTGCCGGTGCACGTGCTGTTGATGCGCGGCCGGCTCGGCGAGGGAGACAAGGACGACTCGCGCTACCGGCCGCAGACGCTCGGGGCCTCCGTGGACGTGAAGGTGGAGCCGGTGCGCAACCAGGTGGCGGTGGAGCTCAAACACCCGGAGACGGCGCGTCCCGGGGTCACCGTGCCGGTGGAGCTGACGCTCAAGGACGACCAGGGCAAGCCGCTGGCCGGCGAGGTGACGCTGTGGCTGGTGGACGAGGCCGTGCTGTCGCTCGCGCCGGAAGCGACGCTCCACCCGCTCGACGAGCTCATCAAGGAGAACTCGCGCGGCACCACACTGCGCGACACGCGCAACAGCCTGGTGGGCAAGCTCTTCGAGCAGGAGGAAGACCCGGGCGGTGACGGCAGCGAGGACGAGGAGATGGAGGGCGGAAGCAAGCGCGTGGTGCGCAAGAACTTCCAGACGGTGCCCTACTACCAGGCCACGCTGCAGGTGCCGGCCTCCGGCAAGCTGACGGTGCAGGTGCCGCTGTCGGACGACCTCACCAACTTCCGCGTGCGCACGGTGGCCATCTCCGGGCTGCAGCGTTTCGGCTACAAGCAGACGGTGCTGCGCGTGCGGCTGCCGGTGCTGGTGCAGCCGCAGCTCCCGCGCTTCGTGCGCCAGGGAGATCGCTTCTGGGGCGGCGCGGTGGGCCGCGTGGTGGAAGGCAATGGCGGACCCGGCTCGGTGAAGGTGCGCGTGTCGGGCCCGGCGGAGCTCCAGCCGCTGAACCAGAACGTGGAGTTGCAGACCAATCGGGCCATGAGCTTCGTCACCCCCATCACCGTGAAGAACGCGGATGTGTCCGAGCCGCAGTCCCTCCAGGTGCGTGTGGACATCGAGCGCAAGTCGGACAAGGCGGGAGACGCCTTCGAGGTCCAACTGCCCGTGCTGCCGGACCGCACGGTGGAGCACTTCGCGTACTTCGACACGCTGAACGCGGGCAACGTCACGCTCAAGCCGCTGCCCGAGCCGGCGCGTCCGGGCACCGCCTCGCAGGACGTCTTCATCACCGCCATCCCCGGCGTGCTGGAGCTGGTCTCCGGCCTGGAGTACCTGGCCGGGTACCCGCATGGCTGCCTCGAGCAGAAGCTGTCGCAGCTCTACCCGGACGTGGCGCAGGCCGCGGTGCTTCGCGAGCTGGGCATCCGCACGCCCTTCGGCAAGCAGCTCAACGGCAACGTGCAGCGGCTCCAGGAGGAGATGGAGCTCTACCAGGACGAGCAGGGCCTGATGGCCTTCTGGCCGGGAGGGCCGGGCGACGTGCAGGTGACGGCCCAGGCGGTGGAGTTCCTGGACGCGGCACGGCGCGCGGGGCTGAAGGTGGACGAGAAGCTGCAGACCCGCGCGGTGGAGGGACTCAAGCGCGTGCTGCGCAGCGACTACCCGGGGCTGGTGCAGGAGTGGCGCTACAGCCAGCAGACGGCGGCGCTGCGAGCCCTCACCCGCGTGGGCGCGCTGGACGAGCACTACCTCATCGATCTCTTCCAGCTGCGCGAGCGCCTGGACATCCAGAGCCTGGCGGACCTGGCCACGACCATGTCCACCCAGGCCACGGTGTACCGCGCCAATCTGGAGGTGCTGCGCAAGGAGCTGTGGGACAGCGTCATCATCAAGCTCAAGAACGGCAAGCCCGTCTTCGAGGGCCTCGAGTGGCGGCGCGAGGCGTGGGGAGGCTACGGCTATCTCAGCTCGCGGCCCTCGAGCGTGGCGGCCGTCTTCGAGGCGCTGGTGCTGCTCGACCCGGCCGAGCCGCGGCTGGACCAACTGCGCGACGCACTGCTCTCGTACGCGAGCGCGGAGTCGGGCTTCGGCAGCACCTTCGAGAACAGGCGGGCCATCGGCGCGCTGGGGTTGTACCTGTCCAAGGCGAAGCCCGCGGTGCCGAATACCACCGCGAAGCTCTCCTCGGGAGCCACCCTCGAGGTGGGCAAGGACGCGAAGACGGCCCGCGCGGAGGTGGCCAGCGACGCGACCCTGACGGCCACGGTGAAGGGCGGGCCCGTGGGCATGCGCGTGGAGGCCCGGTACGTGCCATCCACGCCGGGGGACAGGGTGGCTCCGCTCAAGCAGGGTTTCATCGTGTCGCGCGGAGCCACCTGGCTGCACGCGGACGGCTCCGAGGAGACGCGCTTCGAGGACAAGGCCGGAGACGTGCAACAGCTGAAGGTGGGCGACATCCTGGAGCTACACACGCGCATCGTCACCGAGGAGGGGCGCAACCACGTGGCGCTGGTGGTGCCCTTCGCCGCGGGACTCGAGCCCCTCAACCCGGAGCTGGCGAACGCCTCGTCGGACGCGAAGCCCTCGCAGACGGACTCCCTCACCCCGGCCTACGTGCAACGCCTGGACAACGAGGTGCGCTACTACTTCCTGCACATGCCGCGAGGCACGCACACCTTCCACTTCCGGGTGCGCGCCGCCACCGAGGGCTCCTTCGTGCACCCGGCGCCCTACGCCGAGCTGATGTACCGCGAGTCGGTGCGAGGCCGCGGCGAGGGCCTGCGGATCGTGGTGAAGGGAGAGCATGAGAAGTAG
- a CDS encoding HAD family hydrolase — protein sequence MPKAIVFEVDGTLVDTNVLRARAWQEALARYGRQVRLPRVLAQMARNGDQFLSVFLPEDEYERYAEELASFHRALFHEQYLSQVRPFTGATELLQHLRDEGWKIALASTADPDELEHYIELLGAEGLIDASTTDAEVDHTRLSEEIPAEAIRLLGLDGTDDTLTISGLPYDVEGSVRLGMRSIGLVCGGFSDEDLRSAGALAVFGTPLDLLTRYSESPLALDN from the coding sequence TTGCCCAAGGCGATTGTCTTCGAGGTGGATGGAACGCTGGTGGACACCAACGTGTTGCGCGCGCGCGCGTGGCAGGAAGCGCTGGCGCGTTACGGGCGTCAGGTGCGGCTGCCTCGAGTGCTCGCGCAGATGGCCCGCAACGGAGACCAGTTCCTGTCCGTATTCCTCCCCGAGGACGAATACGAGCGTTACGCCGAGGAGCTGGCGAGTTTCCACCGCGCCCTCTTCCACGAGCAGTACCTCTCCCAGGTGCGGCCCTTCACCGGAGCCACCGAGCTGCTCCAGCACCTGCGCGACGAGGGGTGGAAGATCGCCCTGGCCTCCACCGCGGACCCCGACGAGCTGGAGCACTACATCGAGCTGCTCGGGGCGGAGGGGCTCATCGACGCGAGCACCACGGACGCGGAGGTGGACCACACCCGGCTCAGCGAGGAGATTCCCGCGGAGGCCATCCGCCTCCTGGGCCTCGATGGGACGGACGACACGCTGACGATCTCCGGCCTGCCCTACGACGTCGAGGGCTCCGTGCGCCTGGGGATGAGGAGCATCGGGCTGGTGTGCGGCGGCTTCTCGGACGAGGACCTGCGATCCGCGGGCGCGCTCGCCGTGTTCGGCACACCATTGGATCTGCTCACGCGGTATTCCGAATCGCCGCTCGCCCTGGACAATTGA
- a CDS encoding fatty acid desaturase, with protein MSQSRPLEFARSTEKEPHLERARAILRAHPEIKDLCGPTPITAVFVLLLVAGQVAIAWALRDSPWWALLATAWLVGAFIDHGLWVLIHECTHNLVFRSPRLNAALQLFTNLPILFPAAASFRKYHLIHHRFQGDVELDADLATPWEAKLIGNSFFGKAFWQLNFWAFQAMRVPRLRRVPFFDRWYIANMTIQLAFIGASYALLGPRALIYMFLSSIFAIGLHPLGARWIQEHFLVKPPQETYSYYGPLNWVAFNVGYHNEHHDVMRVPWTRLPKVRQLAPEFYESLHYHRSWTALWLKFLFDPSLSLYSRMTRSGGSGDGTVQAEEASKAA; from the coding sequence TTGAGTCAGTCGCGCCCCCTGGAGTTTGCCCGTAGCACGGAGAAGGAGCCGCACCTCGAGCGAGCCCGCGCCATCCTGCGCGCGCACCCCGAGATCAAGGATCTGTGCGGTCCCACTCCCATCACCGCCGTGTTCGTCCTGCTGCTGGTCGCGGGGCAGGTGGCAATTGCCTGGGCCCTACGAGATTCGCCCTGGTGGGCGCTGTTGGCCACCGCCTGGTTGGTCGGCGCCTTCATCGATCACGGCCTGTGGGTGCTCATCCACGAGTGCACCCACAACCTCGTCTTCCGCAGCCCGCGCCTCAACGCCGCGCTGCAGCTCTTCACCAACCTGCCCATCCTCTTCCCGGCGGCCGCCTCGTTCCGCAAGTACCACCTCATCCACCACCGCTTCCAAGGCGACGTGGAGCTGGACGCGGACCTGGCCACCCCGTGGGAGGCGAAGCTGATTGGCAACTCGTTCTTCGGCAAGGCCTTCTGGCAGCTCAACTTCTGGGCCTTCCAGGCCATGCGGGTGCCGAGGCTGCGGCGCGTACCGTTCTTCGACCGCTGGTACATCGCCAACATGACGATCCAGCTCGCCTTCATCGGCGCGAGCTATGCGCTGCTCGGGCCCCGGGCGCTCATCTACATGTTCCTGTCGTCCATCTTCGCCATCGGCCTGCACCCGCTGGGCGCCCGGTGGATCCAGGAGCACTTCCTCGTCAAGCCGCCCCAGGAGACGTACTCGTACTACGGGCCCCTCAACTGGGTGGCATTCAACGTCGGCTACCACAACGAGCACCACGACGTGATGCGCGTGCCCTGGACGCGCCTGCCCAAGGTGCGCCAGCTCGCCCCCGAGTTCTATGAGTCGCTGCACTATCACCGCTCGTGGACGGCGCTGTGGCTGAAGTTCCTCTTCGACCCGTCCCTGTCGCTCTACAGCCGCATGACGCGCAGCGGCGGCTCGGGAGACGGCACGGTGCAGGCCGAGGAGGCCTCCAAGGCGGCGTGA
- a CDS encoding patatin-like phospholipase family protein yields the protein MKSSLTLLAGPDALRLIRERGLRADDIDILPGASGGPKWLVLAGLDRVLFGEFLQARTRPLHLIGSSIGSWRLACLALKDPVAALDRFAEAYVEQRYPPKPSTALVSTTSQRILDAVLGPEGEAQILGHPWARLHVLTTRCRGLTASEQRHAQLLGLTLGALGNLVSRRTLGLHMERVIFHSAGDTSPFTGLADLPSVHLPLTRENLRPALLASGSIPLVLSGVRIPGAGVGIYRDGGVIDYHLDLEFGPGEGLVLYPHFYPYVVPGWFDKSLPWRRAGPTNFRRALLISPSPELVARLPNGKIPDRDDFVRMPDTERLRAWRQVLAESERMGDEFRELLASGKLAERIQPLSPPK from the coding sequence ATGAAATCGAGCCTCACCCTCCTGGCTGGTCCCGACGCGCTGCGGCTGATTCGCGAGCGCGGCCTGCGCGCGGACGACATCGACATCCTGCCCGGGGCCTCGGGCGGTCCGAAGTGGCTGGTGCTGGCCGGGCTGGATCGGGTGCTGTTCGGTGAGTTCCTCCAGGCTCGTACCCGCCCGCTCCACCTCATTGGCTCCTCCATCGGGAGCTGGCGGCTGGCGTGCCTCGCCCTGAAGGATCCCGTGGCGGCCCTGGATCGGTTCGCGGAGGCGTACGTCGAGCAGCGCTACCCGCCCAAGCCCTCCACGGCGTTGGTGAGCACCACCAGCCAGCGCATCCTGGACGCGGTCCTGGGCCCCGAGGGGGAGGCGCAGATCCTCGGCCACCCGTGGGCGCGGCTGCACGTGCTCACCACCCGTTGCAGGGGCCTCACCGCCAGCGAGCAGCGCCATGCCCAGTTGTTGGGGCTCACGCTCGGCGCCCTGGGCAACCTGGTGAGCCGCCGCACCCTGGGGCTCCATATGGAGCGCGTCATCTTCCACAGCGCGGGGGACACCAGCCCGTTCACGGGACTCGCGGACCTCCCCTCCGTCCACCTGCCCCTGACTCGGGAGAACCTGCGCCCCGCGCTCCTGGCCTCTGGGTCCATCCCGCTCGTGCTGAGTGGGGTGCGCATCCCCGGCGCCGGGGTTGGCATCTACCGGGATGGCGGAGTGATTGATTACCACCTCGATCTGGAATTCGGCCCGGGGGAGGGATTGGTGCTCTACCCGCACTTCTACCCGTACGTGGTGCCCGGCTGGTTCGACAAGTCGTTGCCCTGGCGGCGCGCGGGGCCCACCAACTTCCGCCGGGCGCTGCTCATCTCTCCGTCACCCGAGCTCGTCGCGCGCCTGCCGAATGGGAAGATCCCGGACCGGGATGACTTCGTCCGCATGCCGGACACCGAGCGGCTGCGCGCCTGGCGTCAGGTGTTGGCCGAGAGCGAGCGCATGGGAGACGAGTTCCGCGAGCTGCTCGCCAGCGGGAAGCTGGCCGAACGCATCCAGCCGCTCAGTCCTCCGAAGTAG